The Chitinophaga flava genome has a segment encoding these proteins:
- a CDS encoding pseudouridine synthase, whose product MDHRYFLVYKPYKMVSQFISPDRDKVNLLGDLDFPFPKGTHAIGRLDNHSEGLLLLTTNQKVTRLLFEGERPHERTYLVRAKGQMLPETLQRLQAGVPILVAEDTHYLAAPTRAVIVNKPAGLQPRPSEPPDKAPHTWLLITLTEGKYHQVRKMLGAINHRCQRLIRVSIEDLELGDMQPGEVREIGEQEFFGRLKIRQFV is encoded by the coding sequence ATGGATCATCGTTATTTTCTTGTCTATAAACCGTATAAAATGGTCTCACAGTTTATCAGCCCCGACAGGGACAAGGTAAATCTGCTGGGAGACCTGGACTTCCCGTTTCCCAAAGGGACACATGCTATCGGCCGCCTGGATAACCATTCGGAAGGGCTGTTGCTGCTGACGACCAATCAGAAGGTAACCCGTTTGTTGTTTGAAGGAGAGCGCCCGCATGAACGCACCTACCTGGTAAGGGCCAAAGGCCAGATGTTACCGGAAACCCTGCAACGCCTGCAGGCCGGTGTACCTATCCTGGTGGCGGAAGATACCCATTACCTGGCCGCGCCTACCCGTGCAGTTATCGTCAACAAACCGGCCGGGCTGCAGCCTCGTCCGTCCGAACCACCAGACAAAGCGCCCCATACCTGGTTGCTCATCACGCTCACTGAAGGTAAATACCATCAGGTCCGCAAAATGTTGGGAGCTATCAACCACCGTTGCCAACGCCTGATCCGGGTGTCTATAGAAGATCTCGAACTGGGAGATATGCAGCCGGGGGAAGTGAGGGAAATAGGAGAGCAGGAGTTCTTCGGACGGTTGAAAATCAGGCAGTTTGTCTAA
- a CDS encoding family 20 glycosylhydrolase translates to MRRVFALTLSLALGMGLGTAAHAQDLRYPIVPYPQQLVPMEGSFVITGSTRLVLPANTRLFSNEVAQLQSLVRQGIGTTLKTTASTTSGNVIVLKQDLSLAGEEDYTMTVSPKQLQISAKAPAGFFRAIATLRQLMPPAIEGRSTGSLRALNIPALQLNDHPVYSWRGMHLDVSRHFFSVSYLKKFIDLLALYKMNKLHLHLTDDQGWRIEIKKYPLLTEKGAWREFNNQDSVCMEKAKDNPDMEIDKEHIIQRDGKTLYGGFYTQAQMKDIIAYAAARHVEIIPEIDMPGHMMAAIRAYPFLTCDGKSGWGKDFSTPICPCNETTFRFAEDVFTEIAALFPSKYLHLGADEVEKTSWAASPACTEVMKANNLKSVEELQSYFVKRMERFFHSKGKVLIGWDEILEGGISPTAILMYWRAWVPDAPVKAARHGNQVIMTPGNPLYFDATPDRNSIGNVYHFEPVPKGLTAEEAKSIMGAQANIWTEYIPSEKRTDYMFMPRMTALAEVLWTHKKDYDNYLQRLNVQYARLDQLGVHYRLPDLDGFTEDNVFVDQGMLAVKAPLTGMTIRYTTDGSIPGMQSPVLPASLPITTPQTIRLAAFSPAGNRGDIYTLRYRQESYIKPVTTNPAKQGLQLDYFKGAFKTTTKIKATADSSMRVSNVIIPEGLGHGDAFGARLQGFVYVPETAIYSFFLTCDDGGRLYIGGKEVVNNDGWHAPLQKSGQIALEKGWHPLKVDFVEGGGGYTLKLEYSVNGGKLQPIQNSNLAL, encoded by the coding sequence ATGAGAAGAGTTTTCGCACTGACGCTGTCACTGGCGTTAGGCATGGGGCTTGGCACTGCTGCCCATGCACAGGATCTGCGTTATCCGATTGTTCCTTACCCGCAACAGCTGGTCCCGATGGAGGGATCGTTTGTGATCACCGGCAGCACCCGGTTGGTCTTGCCTGCCAATACACGCCTGTTCAGCAATGAGGTGGCGCAGTTGCAATCGTTGGTACGCCAGGGTATCGGGACTACACTCAAAACCACTGCCAGTACCACTTCCGGCAATGTGATCGTTTTAAAGCAGGATCTTAGCCTCGCAGGAGAGGAAGACTACACCATGACGGTGAGCCCAAAGCAGCTGCAGATCAGCGCCAAAGCTCCGGCCGGCTTTTTCAGAGCTATCGCCACCTTACGGCAGCTGATGCCGCCGGCTATTGAAGGCCGCAGCACCGGTAGTTTGCGCGCACTAAATATCCCGGCCCTGCAACTCAACGATCATCCGGTGTACAGCTGGCGTGGCATGCACCTCGATGTATCCCGTCACTTTTTCTCTGTCAGCTATCTGAAGAAATTCATCGACCTGCTGGCCCTTTACAAAATGAATAAACTGCACCTCCACCTTACCGACGATCAGGGCTGGAGGATAGAGATCAAAAAATATCCGCTGCTCACTGAAAAGGGCGCCTGGAGAGAGTTTAACAACCAGGACTCCGTATGTATGGAGAAGGCCAAAGACAATCCCGATATGGAGATTGACAAAGAGCATATCATTCAGCGGGATGGTAAAACCCTTTACGGTGGCTTTTATACACAGGCCCAGATGAAAGACATCATCGCCTATGCCGCTGCCCGCCACGTGGAAATCATCCCGGAAATTGATATGCCGGGCCATATGATGGCAGCTATTCGCGCTTATCCCTTCCTCACCTGCGATGGTAAATCCGGATGGGGTAAGGATTTCTCCACGCCCATCTGTCCTTGCAACGAAACCACTTTCCGTTTTGCAGAAGATGTGTTCACAGAAATAGCCGCCTTGTTCCCTTCCAAATATCTGCACCTGGGTGCGGATGAAGTGGAGAAAACCAGCTGGGCTGCGTCTCCTGCCTGCACCGAAGTGATGAAAGCCAATAACCTGAAAAGCGTAGAGGAGCTGCAGAGTTATTTTGTGAAAAGGATGGAGCGGTTTTTCCATTCCAAAGGAAAAGTTCTTATCGGCTGGGATGAGATACTGGAAGGCGGTATCAGTCCTACTGCCATCCTGATGTATTGGCGCGCCTGGGTTCCGGATGCTCCTGTAAAAGCCGCCCGCCATGGTAACCAGGTAATCATGACACCTGGTAATCCGCTTTACTTTGATGCCACCCCCGACCGTAACTCCATCGGTAATGTATATCACTTTGAGCCAGTGCCAAAAGGGCTTACCGCAGAAGAAGCCAAATCCATTATGGGAGCCCAGGCCAATATCTGGACAGAATATATCCCTTCTGAAAAAAGGACCGATTATATGTTCATGCCCCGTATGACCGCGCTGGCAGAGGTATTGTGGACGCATAAAAAAGACTATGACAACTACCTTCAACGGCTAAACGTACAGTATGCGCGTCTGGACCAGCTGGGTGTACATTACCGACTGCCCGACCTGGATGGGTTTACAGAGGATAATGTGTTTGTTGACCAGGGTATGCTGGCTGTAAAAGCACCTTTAACCGGAATGACTATACGTTATACCACGGATGGTTCTATCCCTGGTATGCAATCACCCGTACTGCCTGCATCGCTGCCCATCACTACACCACAAACCATCCGGCTGGCGGCTTTCAGTCCGGCAGGTAACCGCGGTGATATCTATACGCTCCGCTACCGCCAGGAATCCTATATCAAACCGGTAACGACCAATCCTGCCAAACAGGGGCTGCAACTGGATTATTTCAAAGGTGCGTTCAAAACCACTACTAAAATCAAAGCTACTGCAGACAGCAGCATGCGGGTATCCAATGTGATCATCCCGGAAGGCTTGGGCCATGGAGATGCTTTTGGCGCTCGTTTGCAGGGATTTGTTTATGTTCCTGAAACAGCTATCTACAGTTTCTTCCTCACCTGTGATGATGGTGGCAGGCTCTATATCGGTGGCAAAGAAGTGGTCAACAACGACGGCTGGCATGCCCCGCTGCAAAAGAGTGGCCAGATAGCGTTGGAAAAAGGCTGGCATCCGCTGAAAGTGGATTTTGTGGAAGGCGGCGGCGGATACACGCTGAAGCTGGAATACAGTGTCAATGGCGGAAAACTGCAACCTATACAGAACAGCAATTTAGCACTGTGA
- a CDS encoding glutaminase family protein translates to MKRVLAILCLGGLWHQAMAQQQAPAYPLVTHDPYFSIWSATDTLHQASTVHWTGKEQALVGLVKVDGITYRVLGAFNSSDDAGVLPARQIAVSIHATQTVYQFQCGKVAVTLTFTSPLLIRDLMLMSRPVSYISYCVNATDNAKHAVEVYFGASTDIAVNGPAQPVTTTRYVSGQLSMMKAGTVLQPVLKKKGDDLRIDWGYMYVACPAASRPVQYFSNTEDAILSFVKKRPATMKGDKQQLLSNIVSLGMIGREPKEQVFLLGYDDLYAIQYFNTNLKAWWKNSPAQTIEGELNAAWKEYATVLQRCEAFNKELHDDAVAAGGEQYAALCELAYRQSVSAHKLVRGPAGELLFLSKENFSNGCINTVDVTYPSAPLFLLYNPDLLKGMMTGIFQYSESGRFAEPFAAHDLGTYPHANGQVYGEDMPVEESGNMLILAGAIAVAEGNASYAKAHWKTLGTWAAYLLKEGFDPANQLCTDDFAGHMARNANLSLKAIMGLKSYAMLAGMLGETATAKRYDNSAREMAAKWIQLADDGDHYMLAFGKPATWSQKYNLVWDQVLGFHLFPAAVYKKETDYYLARQQPYGLPLDSRRTYTKSDWIMWTAVMAKDFNAFVQPLYRYITETPTRVPLSDWHETTNGKKVGFQARSVVGGYFMKLLDVKLNNGK, encoded by the coding sequence ATGAAAAGAGTCCTGGCAATATTATGCTTAGGTGGTCTGTGGCATCAGGCGATGGCTCAGCAACAGGCGCCTGCTTACCCGCTGGTAACCCACGATCCTTATTTCAGTATATGGTCTGCTACTGACACCCTTCATCAGGCTTCCACCGTACATTGGACTGGTAAAGAGCAGGCGCTGGTTGGCCTGGTGAAAGTAGACGGTATCACCTATAGGGTGTTGGGTGCATTCAATAGTTCGGATGATGCCGGTGTATTGCCGGCCCGTCAAATAGCCGTCAGTATCCATGCAACGCAGACGGTTTATCAGTTCCAGTGTGGTAAGGTGGCTGTTACGCTCACTTTTACTTCGCCCTTGCTCATTCGTGACCTGATGCTGATGTCAAGGCCGGTCTCTTATATTTCTTACTGCGTGAATGCTACTGACAATGCCAAACATGCGGTGGAAGTGTATTTCGGGGCCTCTACCGATATTGCTGTCAACGGTCCTGCACAACCGGTGACTACCACCAGGTATGTTTCCGGTCAGCTTTCTATGATGAAGGCCGGGACTGTGTTACAACCTGTGCTGAAGAAAAAGGGAGATGATTTGCGTATCGACTGGGGATATATGTACGTTGCTTGTCCGGCTGCTTCCAGGCCTGTACAGTACTTCAGCAATACTGAAGATGCGATACTGTCTTTTGTGAAGAAAAGGCCTGCAACAATGAAGGGCGACAAACAGCAGTTGCTGAGTAATATTGTGTCGCTGGGAATGATAGGGCGGGAGCCAAAGGAGCAGGTGTTTCTGCTGGGGTATGATGACCTTTACGCGATTCAGTATTTTAACACCAACCTTAAAGCATGGTGGAAAAATTCGCCGGCCCAAACGATAGAAGGAGAGCTGAATGCAGCATGGAAAGAATATGCTACAGTGCTGCAACGCTGCGAAGCGTTCAACAAAGAGCTGCATGATGATGCCGTGGCAGCCGGTGGTGAGCAGTATGCTGCGTTGTGTGAACTGGCTTACCGGCAGAGTGTATCAGCTCATAAACTGGTAAGAGGTCCAGCCGGAGAGCTGTTGTTTCTCTCGAAAGAAAATTTCAGTAATGGCTGTATTAATACCGTAGATGTGACGTATCCGTCTGCACCGTTGTTCCTGCTGTACAACCCTGATCTGCTCAAAGGCATGATGACGGGCATCTTTCAGTATTCGGAAAGCGGACGGTTTGCGGAGCCATTTGCGGCGCATGACCTGGGTACGTACCCGCATGCCAACGGGCAGGTGTATGGAGAAGATATGCCGGTGGAAGAATCCGGTAATATGCTGATTCTGGCCGGCGCTATAGCTGTGGCAGAAGGTAATGCCAGTTATGCCAAAGCACATTGGAAAACGCTGGGCACCTGGGCGGCATATTTGCTGAAAGAGGGTTTCGATCCTGCGAATCAGCTGTGTACTGATGATTTTGCAGGACATATGGCCCGCAATGCCAACCTTTCGCTGAAAGCGATCATGGGACTTAAATCCTATGCGATGCTTGCAGGGATGTTGGGAGAAACGGCAACGGCTAAACGTTATGATAATAGTGCCCGGGAGATGGCAGCCAAATGGATACAGCTGGCTGATGATGGAGATCATTATATGCTGGCTTTTGGCAAGCCGGCCACCTGGAGCCAGAAGTATAACCTGGTTTGGGACCAGGTGCTTGGTTTTCATCTTTTTCCGGCAGCTGTTTATAAAAAAGAAACAGACTATTACCTGGCCCGTCAGCAGCCATATGGTCTTCCACTCGATAGCAGGAGGACCTATACCAAGTCTGACTGGATTATGTGGACTGCAGTTATGGCCAAAGATTTTAATGCATTTGTACAACCGCTTTACCGGTATATAACCGAAACGCCTACACGGGTTCCGCTGAGCGACTGGCATGAAACCACCAACGGCAAAAAAGTCGGCTTCCAGGCAAGAAGCGTGGTGGGGGGCTATTTTATGAAGTTGCTGGACGTGAAACTGAATAACGGTAAATAA
- a CDS encoding FadR/GntR family transcriptional regulator: MQKDLTLAEQIERKILKYISEKGYKVGDALPKENELADILGVSRVVLREALSRLRILGFIETKRKRGTVLTSPNIFYGFKTILASGTLDKDALKDLYEVLLMLEIGMADFLFLHKTDRHLDDLQRIVEEENLAEDAELLTKLDIRFHCTLYKMSGNKSLYAFQNLLNTLFASNAPHRDDWKIKQIISHQALLEILKYGTPDAFRTAMRLHLHTRFESMGTLFPEVEIPAGQEVAR; the protein is encoded by the coding sequence ATGCAGAAGGATCTTACCCTGGCAGAACAAATTGAGCGGAAAATACTGAAATATATCTCCGAGAAAGGTTACAAAGTGGGGGATGCGTTGCCCAAGGAGAATGAGTTGGCAGATATACTTGGCGTGAGCAGGGTGGTATTGCGGGAAGCGTTGAGCCGTTTGCGTATCCTCGGGTTTATTGAAACGAAGCGTAAGCGGGGCACGGTATTGACATCGCCCAATATCTTTTACGGTTTTAAAACGATCCTGGCATCCGGCACCTTGGACAAGGATGCGCTGAAAGATCTGTATGAGGTGCTGCTGATGCTGGAGATCGGCATGGCTGATTTTTTATTCCTGCATAAGACAGACCGCCATCTGGATGATCTGCAGCGCATCGTTGAAGAAGAAAACCTTGCGGAAGATGCTGAGTTACTCACGAAGCTGGATATACGTTTTCACTGTACACTATACAAGATGTCCGGTAACAAGTCGTTGTACGCTTTTCAGAACCTGCTCAATACTTTATTTGCCTCGAATGCGCCACATCGGGATGATTGGAAGATAAAGCAGATTATTTCGCATCAGGCACTGCTGGAGATCCTGAAATACGGTACTCCGGATGCATTCCGTACCGCCATGCGTTTGCATCTGCATACACGTTTTGAAAGTATGGGTACTTTGTTTCCTGAAGTGGAAATACCAGCAGGGCAGGAGGTAGCCCGCTAA
- a CDS encoding SusC/RagA family TonB-linked outer membrane protein has protein sequence MNNQSPRYRTSRNDCVRWCAVAIMATTALFYAGGAAAHTSVTSAAFQTPQDEQRFITGVVKDEKGQSLPGVTVTLKGTTAGSVTDPEGKFTLKTAAKNGTLEFSSMGFVKQQVAYAGQKTVNITLATDQKALGEVVVVGYGTQRKVNLVGAVSAIKVDEKITSRALPNASSALSGLVPGLSAVQSSGMAGRNSASLVIRGLGTVNNANPLIVVDGMPDVDINRINMNDIESISVLKDATSASVYGSRAANGVILITTKSGKGQKKTALNFNGIYGIQQPTRAYDFMASYPRALTLEQRLGLVGTLRDNLTFKDGTIDQWMAMGMIDPLRYPNTDWWDIIMRTGTSQNYNLSASGGNDVSNFYLSVGVQDEKGLQINNDYTRYNARFNYDYKLRKNMNTGIRFNGNWSKFTYALEDGFTDTSSTNTAGFDMRYAIAGITPYDPVTGKFGGVMAYGEDPQAYNPYVVYTNSLNRQNRQEANANVYLDWTPIAGLTGRVDYSLNYYNQFAYSAATPATAFNFQSGINGSRVYVGDNAGVSNNTATGYKTMLNGRLTYHKAFGTNHDLTVTGVYSEEYWYDRFQGSSRNDRLFPGLHEVDAALTTIQGTSGGSSTEGLRSYIGRINYTAFDRYLFEANFRYDGSSKFLPGHQYGFFPSMALGWRFTEESFLKPFLSKYLTSGKFRASYGQLGNNSGVGRYEQQSTLYGSHYYVDAAIAKGLVYRKMINPDFTWENTAVFNLGLDLSFLDGRLNAELDYYNRLTTGMVRPSDMSILLSGAYAAPRKNIGDLRNKGVELNLNWSDHFGPVRYGVNLNASYNRTTLEKWNEYLGRGYTFLNMPYHFLYAYQDMGIAQTWQDIYNNTPQGASPGDILRKDVNGDGRIDDNDKVAYPNVQRDRPTTNFAMGFNASWKGIDLAFLLQGSAGRKDFWLNNYNDVNFSASRYAASWSHWTNPWSVENRDGGWPRIGGPGGNRDESTFWLDNLAYLRLKNIQLGYTLPLSLIKRIGINSFRIYGSAENIATITSFRGLDPEQTGNRSNAYPLNKSYSIGVNVGL, from the coding sequence ATGAATAATCAATCACCACGTTATCGAACATCCCGTAACGACTGCGTCAGATGGTGCGCTGTAGCTATCATGGCTACCACCGCGCTCTTTTACGCCGGAGGGGCTGCAGCCCACACCTCCGTCACATCGGCTGCCTTTCAGACGCCTCAGGATGAACAACGCTTCATTACCGGGGTTGTAAAAGATGAAAAAGGCCAGTCATTGCCAGGGGTAACCGTTACCCTGAAAGGCACCACGGCCGGCTCCGTAACAGACCCGGAGGGTAAATTCACACTGAAAACCGCTGCTAAAAACGGTACACTGGAATTCAGCTCCATGGGCTTTGTGAAACAACAGGTGGCCTACGCCGGACAAAAAACAGTCAACATCACCCTCGCCACCGACCAGAAAGCACTGGGAGAAGTGGTGGTAGTAGGATACGGTACCCAACGGAAAGTCAATCTGGTAGGCGCTGTCTCCGCCATCAAAGTAGATGAAAAAATAACCAGCCGCGCACTGCCCAACGCTTCTTCTGCACTCTCCGGACTGGTACCCGGCCTCTCCGCCGTACAGTCGTCCGGCATGGCCGGCAGAAACAGTGCCAGCCTCGTCATCCGCGGCCTCGGCACTGTCAACAATGCCAACCCCCTCATCGTAGTGGACGGTATGCCCGATGTGGACATCAACCGTATCAATATGAACGACATAGAAAGTATCTCTGTACTTAAAGATGCTACCTCGGCCTCTGTATACGGTTCCCGTGCAGCCAACGGCGTTATCCTCATCACCACCAAGTCAGGGAAAGGCCAGAAAAAAACAGCACTCAACTTCAACGGAATCTATGGCATTCAGCAACCGACGAGAGCATACGATTTCATGGCCAGCTATCCCCGTGCCCTCACGCTGGAACAACGCCTGGGACTGGTGGGAACCCTCCGTGACAACCTCACCTTCAAAGACGGTACCATCGACCAGTGGATGGCCATGGGCATGATAGACCCGCTGCGTTATCCCAACACCGACTGGTGGGATATCATCATGCGCACCGGTACCTCCCAGAACTATAACCTTTCCGCTTCCGGAGGCAATGATGTCTCTAATTTCTACCTCTCTGTTGGCGTACAGGATGAGAAAGGTTTGCAGATCAACAACGACTATACCCGTTACAACGCCCGGTTTAACTATGACTATAAACTGCGTAAGAACATGAATACCGGTATCCGCTTTAACGGCAACTGGTCTAAGTTCACCTACGCGCTGGAAGACGGTTTCACCGATACCTCTTCTACCAACACAGCTGGTTTTGATATGCGTTATGCCATCGCTGGTATTACTCCCTATGATCCGGTGACCGGTAAATTCGGCGGTGTAATGGCCTACGGGGAAGATCCGCAGGCTTATAACCCTTATGTGGTGTATACGAACTCTCTCAACAGGCAAAACCGCCAGGAGGCAAATGCAAACGTTTATCTGGACTGGACCCCAATCGCAGGGCTGACCGGCCGGGTGGATTATTCCCTTAACTACTACAACCAGTTTGCCTATTCTGCTGCCACACCGGCCACCGCCTTCAACTTCCAGTCGGGGATTAACGGCAGCCGTGTATACGTAGGCGATAATGCCGGCGTTTCCAATAATACCGCTACTGGTTACAAAACCATGCTGAACGGGCGTTTGACCTATCACAAAGCTTTTGGTACCAACCACGATCTGACTGTGACAGGTGTATACAGCGAAGAGTACTGGTACGACCGTTTTCAGGGGTCTTCCCGAAACGACAGGCTGTTCCCCGGTTTGCACGAAGTAGACGCAGCCCTCACCACCATACAGGGCACCAGCGGCGGTAGCTCTACGGAAGGATTACGGTCCTATATCGGCCGTATTAACTACACCGCTTTTGATCGTTATCTGTTTGAAGCCAACTTCCGCTATGATGGTTCTTCCAAATTTCTGCCCGGACACCAATACGGCTTCTTCCCCTCAATGGCGCTGGGATGGCGCTTTACAGAAGAAAGTTTCCTCAAACCTTTCCTCAGTAAATACCTCACCAGCGGTAAATTCCGTGCTTCCTATGGACAACTGGGCAATAACAGCGGTGTAGGCCGTTATGAACAACAGTCCACCTTGTATGGCAGCCACTACTACGTTGATGCCGCCATCGCCAAAGGGCTCGTATACCGCAAAATGATCAACCCTGACTTTACCTGGGAAAATACCGCTGTCTTTAACCTCGGTCTGGACCTGAGTTTCCTGGATGGCCGCCTCAATGCAGAACTGGATTATTACAACAGGCTTACCACCGGTATGGTAAGACCTTCCGATATGTCTATCCTGCTGAGCGGCGCTTATGCAGCTCCCCGCAAAAATATTGGCGACCTGCGTAACAAGGGTGTGGAGCTCAACCTCAACTGGTCAGACCATTTCGGGCCGGTACGTTACGGAGTAAATCTCAACGCTTCCTACAACAGGACCACCCTCGAAAAATGGAACGAATACCTGGGCCGTGGCTACACTTTCCTGAATATGCCTTATCACTTCCTGTATGCCTATCAGGATATGGGCATCGCACAAACCTGGCAGGACATATACAACAACACACCGCAAGGTGCTTCACCTGGCGATATCCTGCGTAAAGACGTGAATGGTGACGGTAGAATAGATGACAACGATAAGGTAGCCTATCCCAACGTACAACGCGACAGACCTACTACCAATTTTGCTATGGGCTTCAACGCTTCCTGGAAAGGAATTGACCTGGCTTTTCTGTTGCAGGGTTCTGCCGGCCGTAAAGATTTCTGGCTCAACAACTACAACGATGTAAACTTCAGTGCCAGCCGCTATGCTGCTTCCTGGTCACACTGGACCAATCCATGGTCTGTGGAAAACAGGGATGGTGGATGGCCTCGTATAGGCGGTCCCGGTGGTAACAGGGACGAATCTACGTTCTGGCTGGACAACCTGGCTTACCTGCGTCTGAAAAATATTCAGCTGGGCTATACGCTTCCGCTTAGTCTGATCAAACGAATCGGTATCAACAGCTTCCGTATTTACGGATCTGCTGAAAACATTGCTACCATTACTTCTTTCCGGGGCCTGGACCCTGAGCAGACGGGTAACAGAAGCAATGCCTATCCGTTGAATAAATCCTATTCCATTGGTGTTAATGTGGGACTCTAA
- a CDS encoding RagB/SusD family nutrient uptake outer membrane protein has protein sequence MKKTTSTIRLIAALTSFAVLGGSCTKNLLDQPSTTEVGENVFWKTDADALAGIMGAYADVRPLFDRDYYFDGQGEYVRTRGTSTVKDDLQHGGAYVVTTGSTGYSPSGFGQQFDAMYKYLYGGVNRANYVIDNVNRMLATGTNVSVPKLERILAEARLLRGMVYFRLISMWGDVPYLDHSITSNDEVAALARMPIAQIKDSIMADFTYAFNKLPAKSDQMGRAAKPAALAFRGKLQLYWACWNKNGWPELSTFKPSTAAATAAYQAAAEDFKHVINDYGLDLFRGGSPGECDTLGKAEKLPNYYFLFTPVANGDGEMVMAFAHGGTGTFQGEELMRDFAGRSHEGSQCWITPRYEIADKYQSTVTGDFAPKLIPTNPSTVTGARTKLNSAVNPASYANRDYRMKASIMWDYEVSIGMASLKSTGWVPYIYKTWAQPIVIDGTTFLSYNTDGTNSGYVFRKFLRNYAGQGRSDGDYSFPVMRLADVFLMYAEATNEAYGPQADAIALVNRVRRRGNLPPLAGGKTADKVSFFNAIEQERIVELLGEGQRPFDVRRWRTLEKNWNPPGGPGVWRLDTWGAQAQRYFQNATDRDIAQCYIFKIPQSERDRNPNLTQNTPWM, from the coding sequence ATGAAAAAAACAACATCAACGATACGTTTAATAGCTGCTCTCACAAGCTTTGCAGTGCTGGGCGGCAGCTGTACTAAAAATCTGCTGGACCAGCCTTCCACTACTGAAGTAGGTGAAAATGTTTTCTGGAAAACAGATGCTGATGCACTTGCAGGTATTATGGGTGCTTATGCAGATGTAAGACCACTCTTTGACCGGGATTATTATTTTGATGGTCAGGGAGAATATGTAAGAACCAGAGGTACCAGCACCGTGAAAGATGATCTGCAGCACGGCGGCGCTTATGTAGTGACCACCGGTTCTACCGGTTACAGTCCTTCCGGCTTTGGGCAGCAGTTTGACGCCATGTATAAATATCTCTATGGAGGAGTGAACCGTGCCAACTATGTAATCGATAATGTGAACAGAATGCTGGCTACCGGTACCAATGTGTCTGTGCCCAAACTGGAGCGTATCCTGGCCGAGGCAAGACTGCTGCGTGGCATGGTTTATTTCCGTCTTATCTCCATGTGGGGAGATGTGCCTTACCTGGATCATAGTATCACCTCTAATGATGAAGTGGCCGCACTGGCCCGTATGCCGATAGCGCAGATAAAAGATTCCATCATGGCGGATTTTACCTATGCTTTTAATAAACTGCCTGCTAAATCAGATCAGATGGGACGCGCCGCCAAACCCGCCGCTCTGGCCTTTCGTGGCAAGTTGCAGTTGTACTGGGCATGCTGGAACAAAAACGGCTGGCCCGAGCTGAGCACATTCAAACCCTCCACAGCCGCGGCTACTGCAGCCTATCAAGCCGCTGCAGAAGATTTTAAACACGTCATCAATGACTATGGTCTGGACCTTTTCCGTGGCGGATCACCAGGAGAATGTGACACCTTGGGCAAAGCCGAAAAACTTCCCAACTATTATTTCCTGTTTACACCGGTAGCGAATGGTGATGGTGAGATGGTCATGGCTTTTGCACATGGTGGTACCGGTACTTTCCAGGGAGAAGAACTGATGCGTGATTTTGCAGGTCGCTCTCATGAGGGCTCCCAGTGCTGGATAACGCCACGTTATGAAATAGCCGACAAGTACCAGTCTACCGTCACCGGTGATTTTGCACCTAAACTAATACCTACCAATCCTTCTACTGTAACGGGTGCCAGGACTAAACTGAATTCCGCCGTGAATCCGGCCAGTTATGCCAACCGCGATTATCGTATGAAGGCTTCCATTATGTGGGACTATGAAGTGAGCATTGGTATGGCTTCTCTTAAATCTACCGGTTGGGTACCTTATATCTATAAAACATGGGCACAACCTATTGTGATAGATGGTACTACTTTCCTTTCATATAATACCGATGGTACCAACTCCGGTTATGTGTTCCGCAAATTCCTGCGCAATTACGCCGGGCAAGGCCGCAGCGATGGGGACTACAGTTTCCCGGTAATGCGTCTGGCCGATGTTTTCCTGATGTATGCAGAAGCTACCAATGAAGCATATGGTCCGCAGGCCGATGCGATCGCACTGGTGAACAGGGTACGTCGCCGGGGTAATCTTCCGCCGCTGGCTGGTGGTAAAACAGCTGATAAAGTATCTTTCTTCAATGCCATCGAACAAGAGCGTATCGTAGAGTTGCTGGGAGAAGGTCAGCGCCCGTTTGATGTACGCCGCTGGAGGACCCTGGAAAAAAACTGGAACCCACCCGGAGGCCCTGGTGTATGGCGGCTGGACACCTGGGGTGCACAGGCACAACGTTACTTCCAGAACGCTACCGACAGAGATATCGCGCAGTGTTACATCTTCAAAATACCGCAGAGTGAGCGTGACCGTAACCCCAACCTGACGCAGAATACGCCGTGGATGTAG